In Phreatobacter stygius, a genomic segment contains:
- a CDS encoding methyl-accepting chemotaxis protein — translation MALSDVFKLRTIGAKLMLSMTATALLAAAAVGFAGYKQQQSLSKLAIEAALIQRYEAIVAAMAEQGQRALGTALSIANDPRVGEAFSKDDRPALLNRFKTLSTSLRGDLGLALISFQKTDGANLARVHAPDAHGDNVLARRLMIRDAIRSGRTLVGIEPGRDNISIFASVPTLHEGAVVGITDIGAVLGAQFLDDLKRRFNVDVAMHLVQDGKVNTLGATFTDKTLLDAGAHQAALARPTEWREATLGGHPAAVLAGPLKNYSGTPIGTVEVALDTSAFVAARDQAMMVLLAVLGAVAAAGVGVALMLTRHLGQPIRALNQTMLALAGGDHGRAVPSTGRSDEIGAMARSVEVFRTNAIERERLEADTLSDAAARRARQVKVDALVRDFSDSIGAVLQGVGDNARQMEATARTLTGIAASASGQANDAAGASKQASANVQSVAAASEELSASINEIAAQIAQTNDVVVRASREAEGANERVKALADAAGRIGQVLGLIRDIAEQTNLLALNATIEAARAGEAGRGFAVVASEVKSLAGQTAKATEEIAAQINSVQQETGTAVKTIEAIAGTMGEVASYAAAVAAAIEQQRAATGEISQNVQAAATGTAQVVDNITGVTEASGETNQSAEQVLVAARSLSEQAGSLGRSIENFLSEVRAA, via the coding sequence ATGGCTTTGAGCGACGTTTTCAAGCTCCGCACGATCGGGGCGAAACTGATGCTGTCGATGACGGCGACCGCCCTGCTGGCGGCCGCCGCGGTTGGCTTCGCCGGCTATAAGCAGCAGCAGTCGCTGAGCAAGCTGGCGATCGAGGCCGCACTCATCCAGCGCTACGAGGCCATTGTCGCGGCCATGGCCGAACAGGGCCAGCGGGCGCTCGGCACCGCCTTGTCGATCGCCAACGACCCGCGCGTCGGCGAGGCCTTCAGCAAGGACGACCGCCCGGCCCTGCTCAACCGCTTCAAGACGCTGTCGACGTCGCTGCGCGGCGATCTCGGCCTGGCGCTGATCTCGTTCCAGAAGACCGACGGGGCGAATCTCGCACGCGTCCATGCCCCGGACGCCCATGGCGACAACGTGCTCGCCCGCCGGCTGATGATTCGCGACGCGATCCGGTCCGGCCGCACGCTGGTCGGCATCGAGCCGGGCCGCGACAATATCAGCATCTTCGCCAGCGTCCCGACGCTGCACGAGGGCGCGGTGGTCGGCATTACCGATATCGGCGCCGTGCTCGGTGCGCAGTTTCTCGACGATCTCAAGCGCCGCTTCAATGTCGACGTCGCCATGCACCTGGTCCAGGACGGCAAGGTCAATACGCTCGGCGCGACCTTCACCGACAAGACGCTGCTGGACGCAGGCGCCCATCAGGCGGCGCTCGCCCGCCCGACCGAATGGCGCGAGGCGACGCTCGGCGGCCATCCGGCGGCGGTCCTCGCCGGCCCCCTGAAGAACTATTCGGGCACGCCGATCGGCACGGTGGAGGTGGCCCTCGACACCAGTGCCTTCGTCGCCGCCCGCGATCAGGCCATGATGGTGCTGCTCGCCGTGCTCGGCGCCGTGGCGGCCGCCGGCGTGGGGGTCGCGCTCATGCTGACCCGCCATCTCGGCCAGCCGATCCGGGCGCTCAACCAGACCATGCTGGCGCTGGCCGGCGGTGACCACGGCCGCGCGGTGCCCTCGACCGGCCGCAGCGACGAGATCGGCGCCATGGCCCGCTCCGTCGAGGTGTTTCGCACCAATGCCATCGAGCGCGAGCGGCTCGAGGCCGATACGCTGAGCGATGCCGCGGCGCGCCGGGCGCGCCAGGTCAAGGTCGACGCGCTGGTCCGCGACTTCAGCGATTCGATCGGCGCGGTGCTGCAGGGCGTCGGCGACAATGCCCGGCAGATGGAGGCGACCGCCCGCACCCTCACCGGCATTGCCGCCTCCGCCTCGGGCCAGGCCAATGACGCCGCCGGCGCGTCCAAGCAGGCTTCCGCCAATGTCCAGTCGGTGGCGGCGGCTTCCGAAGAGCTGTCGGCCTCGATCAACGAGATCGCCGCCCAGATCGCCCAGACCAACGACGTGGTGGTCCGGGCCAGCCGGGAGGCCGAAGGCGCCAACGAGCGGGTCAAGGCGCTGGCCGATGCCGCCGGCCGGATCGGCCAGGTGCTCGGCCTGATCCGCGACATCGCCGAACAGACCAATCTGCTCGCCCTCAACGCCACCATCGAGGCGGCGCGCGCGGGTGAAGCCGGCCGCGGCTTTGCCGTGGTCGCCAGCGAAGTGAAGTCGCTCGCCGGCCAGACCGCCAAGGCGACCGAAGAGATCGCCGCGCAGATCAATTCGGTGCAGCAGGAGACCGGCACGGCGGTGAAGACCATCGAGGCGATCGCCGGCACCATGGGCGAAGTGGCAAGTTATGCCGCGGCGGTTGCGGCAGCGATCGAGCAGCAGCGCGCCGCCACCGGCGAGATCTCGCAGAACGTCCAGGCCGCCGCCACCGGAACCGCCCAGGTGGTCGACAATATCACCGGCGTCACCGAGGCCTCGGGCGAGACCAACCAGTCGGCCGAGCAGGTGCTGGTGGCCGCCCGCAGCCTGTCGGAGCAGGCCGGCTCGCTCGGCCGCTCGATCGAGAACTTCCTGAGCGAAGTGCGGGCCGCCTGA
- a CDS encoding hybrid sensor histidine kinase/response regulator, with product MSQTEANGEARLQAALVDLLYRQSYGAMIASIVVPWPVVYVLWGTVAGPLLLTWAAAIYALTGARWLLSRRYFQRASDSPGFAVWARRFTLLSILWSLAWGALGWIGFVPTQAHLVAFVCIVLTGMSGGGVSSVAAHPPAHARVLLAMHAPFALRCLMQDDPVFDLYLVLQACLIVVSLYYCRVNYRSLKETVGLRFENAALIDGLKHERDRATAANHAKTRFLAAANHDLRQPIHALGLFAAALAALARKGDVRASDAQGLAEKQQAVIASLGGLLHGLIDVSRLDAGLVSVERRPIALMRLIQGLREEFGGQARDRGITLRAVPSNAWVESDPALLKRILDNFLSNALRYAPGGRVLIGCRRRGDRVEIQVVDTGPGIPADQHAAVFEEFTQLHNPHRDRQEGLGLGLAIVRRLAGLLGHPIALSSLPGKGSTFSLTVPLVAAPAVQPAPAPQHVSEGLGIMVVDDDLQVLDAITALMASWGHRSYAAPSVDALCRRHDEAGAPPVDLIIADHRLAGGMTGAAAIESLIGHLGYHAPALIVTGDTSPERLRDLAASGHVLLHKPLAPDLLQDAIRRAVGEPLRANGAG from the coding sequence ATGTCGCAGACAGAGGCAAACGGCGAAGCGCGTTTGCAGGCGGCTTTGGTCGACCTTCTCTATCGCCAGTCCTATGGGGCGATGATCGCCAGCATCGTCGTGCCCTGGCCGGTCGTCTATGTGCTGTGGGGCACCGTGGCGGGCCCGCTGCTGTTGACCTGGGCCGCCGCGATCTATGCGCTGACCGGGGCCCGCTGGCTCCTGTCCCGCCGCTATTTTCAGCGCGCGAGCGACAGTCCGGGCTTCGCGGTCTGGGCCCGCCGCTTCACGCTGCTGTCGATTCTCTGGAGCCTGGCCTGGGGCGCGCTCGGCTGGATCGGCTTCGTTCCCACCCAGGCTCACCTCGTCGCCTTCGTCTGCATCGTGCTGACCGGCATGTCGGGCGGCGGCGTGTCGTCGGTGGCGGCCCATCCGCCGGCTCATGCCCGGGTGCTGCTGGCGATGCATGCGCCCTTCGCCCTGCGCTGCCTGATGCAGGACGATCCGGTCTTCGATCTCTATCTCGTCCTGCAAGCCTGCTTGATCGTCGTCAGTCTCTATTATTGCCGGGTCAACTACCGGTCGCTGAAGGAGACGGTGGGACTGCGCTTCGAGAATGCGGCACTGATCGACGGGCTCAAGCACGAGCGCGACCGGGCGACCGCGGCCAATCACGCCAAGACCCGGTTCCTTGCCGCCGCCAACCACGATCTGCGCCAGCCGATCCATGCCCTCGGCCTGTTCGCGGCGGCCCTGGCGGCCCTTGCCCGGAAGGGCGATGTCCGCGCCAGCGATGCGCAGGGCCTGGCTGAAAAGCAGCAGGCGGTCATCGCTTCGCTGGGCGGGCTCCTGCATGGCCTGATCGACGTATCGCGGCTCGACGCCGGGCTGGTCTCGGTGGAGCGTCGGCCGATCGCGCTGATGCGGCTGATCCAGGGCCTGCGCGAAGAGTTCGGCGGCCAGGCGCGGGATCGCGGCATCACCTTGCGCGCCGTGCCGTCCAATGCCTGGGTCGAGAGCGATCCGGCGCTCCTGAAGCGCATCCTGGACAATTTCCTGTCCAATGCCCTGCGCTACGCGCCGGGCGGCCGTGTCCTCATCGGCTGCCGCCGGCGCGGCGACAGGGTGGAGATCCAGGTGGTCGATACCGGGCCGGGCATCCCGGCCGACCAGCACGCGGCCGTGTTCGAAGAGTTCACCCAGCTGCACAATCCGCATCGCGACCGCCAGGAGGGCCTCGGCCTCGGCCTGGCCATCGTGCGGCGCCTGGCGGGCCTGCTCGGCCATCCGATCGCGCTCAGTTCGTTGCCCGGCAAAGGTTCGACCTTCTCACTCACCGTGCCGCTCGTTGCCGCGCCCGCGGTTCAGCCCGCCCCGGCGCCGCAGCATGTTTCCGAAGGGCTGGGCATCATGGTGGTGGACGACGACCTCCAGGTGCTCGACGCCATCACCGCGCTGATGGCGAGCTGGGGCCATCGGAGCTACGCCGCGCCGAGCGTCGACGCGCTTTGCCGCCGCCACGACGAGGCCGGTGCGCCGCCGGTTGACCTGATCATCGCCGACCATCGCCTGGCCGGCGGCATGACCGGGGCCGCCGCCATCGAGAGCCTGATCGGCCATCTCGGCTACCACGCGCCGGCGCTGATCGTCACCGGCGACACCTCGCCGGAGCGGCTGCGCGATCTGGCGGCGAGCGGCCATGTCCTTTTGCACAAGCCGCTGGCGCCCGATCTCCTGCAAGACGCGATCCGCCGGGCCGTTGGCGAGCCGCTCCGGGCAAACGGCGCGGGCTGA
- a CDS encoding AbrB family transcriptional regulator, which yields MNGWFAEIRYGIAQLAPSRFPYPRFALALLLGLAGGYIFSILKLPLPWMLGAMMFCTVAALTRAPVAAPAVIRPPMSAVIGVMLGSGFSPSVIAQIPQWLPTILGLVVFMVACGLTVVWYFRRIGGFDRTTAFFSGMPGGLVEMITYGEERGGDARVIALVHSARILMIVMTLPFAIQWIEGVSLNRAAGSVSMFDTPLVSEAWLVGCGLAGALLGHLLNLPAKTLLGPMLVSACVHLMGWSDFKPPFEIVNAAQLILGVAIGCRFAGTASRTVMRILALSVGSTVILLFWMTVFAVIVSRLSDFGVVTLALAYSPGGLAEMSLIAVALHAEVAFVAAHHIIRVFLVMISAPLAFRIANRLLGPEQRPARQPAE from the coding sequence GTGAACGGTTGGTTCGCCGAGATCCGCTACGGCATCGCGCAATTGGCGCCGTCGCGGTTTCCCTATCCACGGTTCGCGCTGGCGCTGCTGCTCGGCCTTGCCGGCGGCTATATCTTCTCGATCCTGAAGCTGCCGCTGCCCTGGATGCTCGGCGCCATGATGTTCTGCACGGTCGCCGCGCTGACCCGGGCGCCGGTCGCCGCACCCGCGGTGATCCGGCCGCCGATGTCGGCGGTGATCGGCGTCATGCTCGGCTCGGGCTTCAGCCCTTCGGTGATCGCGCAGATCCCTCAGTGGTTGCCGACCATCCTCGGCCTCGTCGTCTTCATGGTCGCCTGCGGCCTGACGGTGGTCTGGTATTTCCGCCGGATCGGCGGCTTTGACCGCACCACGGCGTTCTTTTCCGGCATGCCGGGCGGCCTGGTCGAGATGATCACCTATGGCGAGGAGCGCGGCGGCGACGCCCGGGTGATCGCACTGGTCCATTCGGCCCGCATCCTGATGATCGTGATGACCTTGCCTTTCGCCATCCAATGGATCGAGGGCGTTTCGCTCAACCGTGCCGCCGGTTCGGTCTCGATGTTCGATACGCCGCTGGTCAGCGAAGCCTGGCTGGTCGGCTGCGGGCTTGCCGGCGCACTCCTGGGCCATCTCCTGAACCTGCCGGCCAAGACCCTGCTCGGTCCCATGCTGGTGAGCGCCTGCGTGCATCTCATGGGCTGGAGCGATTTCAAGCCGCCGTTCGAGATCGTCAACGCGGCCCAGCTGATCCTCGGCGTGGCGATCGGCTGCCGCTTCGCCGGCACGGCGAGCCGGACGGTCATGCGCATCCTGGCGCTGTCGGTCGGCTCGACCGTCATCCTGCTGTTCTGGATGACGGTCTTCGCGGTCATCGTCTCGCGCCTGTCGGATTTCGGCGTGGTGACCCTGGCGCTGGCCTATTCACCGGGCGGGCTCGCCGAAATGAGCCTGATCGCGGTCGCCCTGCATGCCGAGGTGGCTTTCGTCGCGGCCCATCACATCATCAGGGTCTTCCTGGTGATGATTTCCGCGCCGCTGGCGTTCCGGATCGCCAACCGGCTGCTCGGCCCGGAACAACGGCCGGCACGCCAGCCGGCCGAGTAG
- the aroQ gene encoding type II 3-dehydroquinate dehydratase, with product MSTVLVLNGPNLNLLGTREPAIYGATTLADVDALCRTAAAGHGLTADCRQSNHEGVLVDWIHEAGKAYAAGDLKGVVLNAGAYTHTSLAIADAIRGTGVPVIEVHITNVHAREAFRHHSYLSPVARGIIVGLGPNGYVLAIAALAGLPPKA from the coding sequence ATGAGCACCGTCCTCGTCCTCAACGGACCCAATCTCAACCTTCTCGGCACGCGTGAACCGGCGATCTACGGCGCCACCACGCTGGCCGACGTCGATGCACTTTGCCGCACCGCGGCTGCCGGGCACGGCCTCACCGCCGATTGCCGGCAGTCCAACCATGAGGGCGTGCTGGTCGATTGGATCCACGAGGCCGGCAAGGCCTATGCCGCGGGCGACTTGAAAGGCGTCGTGCTCAATGCCGGCGCCTATACCCACACTTCGCTCGCGATCGCCGATGCGATCCGGGGCACCGGCGTGCCGGTGATCGAGGTCCACATCACCAATGTGCACGCCCGCGAGGCGTTCCGTCATCATTCCTATCTCTCACCCGTCGCGCGCGGGATCATTGTCGGGCTCGGCCCCAATGGTTACGTGCTCGCCATCGCCGCACTCGCCGGACTTCCGCCGAAGGCCTGA
- the accB gene encoding acetyl-CoA carboxylase biotin carboxyl carrier protein → MLKNKYPIDPALIRELAQVLTDTDLTEIEVAHDDLKIRVARQITVHTTVAAPVAAHAPAAAPVAAAAAAAPVVVDDPRKHPGVVTSPMVGTAYRRPSPDAKPLVELGTVVKEGDRLCLIEAMKTFNDIAAPRSGTVTRIFFEDGRPVEYGEPLMIVE, encoded by the coding sequence ATGCTCAAGAACAAATACCCCATCGATCCCGCGCTCATTCGCGAACTCGCGCAGGTGCTGACCGATACCGACCTGACCGAGATCGAGGTCGCCCATGACGACCTGAAGATCCGCGTGGCGCGCCAGATCACCGTCCACACCACGGTGGCGGCGCCGGTCGCGGCGCATGCACCGGCCGCCGCGCCGGTCGCAGCAGCTGCGGCGGCCGCGCCCGTGGTCGTCGACGACCCGCGCAAACATCCAGGCGTGGTCACCTCGCCCATGGTCGGCACCGCCTATCGCCGGCCCTCGCCCGACGCCAAGCCGCTGGTCGAGCTCGGCACGGTGGTGAAGGAGGGCGACCGGCTCTGCCTGATCGAAGCCATGAAGACCTTCAACGATATCGCCGCGCCGCGCAGCGGCACGGTCACGCGCATCTTCTTCGAAGACGGTCGGCCGGTCGAATACGGCGAGCCGCTCATGATCGTCGAATGA
- the accC gene encoding acetyl-CoA carboxylase biotin carboxylase subunit: protein MFHKVLIANRGEIALRVLRACKELDIATVAVHSTADSDAMHVKLADESVCIGPPPARDSYLNIPQLLAACEITGADAVHPGYGFLSENARFAEILESHGITFIGPKAEHIRVMGDKIEAKRTAKRLGIPTVPGSEGGIDNDEDARRVAKEIGFPVIIKAAAGGGGRGMKVARTADELDVALQTAKTEAKAAFGDDAVYIEKYLGKPRHIEIQILGDGQGSAIHLGERDCSLQRRHQKVWEEGPSPIITPAQRAEIGGVCAKAMADLGYVGAGTIEFLYEDGQFFFIEMNTRIQVEHPVTEMITGIDLVNEQIKIAAGQKLSMKQSDIVIEGHAIECRVNAENPSTFRPSPGKLGLFHVPGGLGVRVDSHAYQGYTIPPYYDSLVGKLIVHGRTRAECLARLKRALDEFVVDGIETTIPLFRTLVRNPEIAAGNYDIHWLEKFLATNEIAA from the coding sequence ATGTTCCACAAGGTCCTGATCGCCAATCGCGGTGAGATCGCGCTCAGGGTGCTGCGCGCCTGCAAGGAGCTCGACATCGCAACCGTCGCCGTGCATTCGACGGCCGATTCCGATGCCATGCATGTGAAGCTCGCCGACGAGAGCGTCTGCATTGGCCCGCCGCCGGCACGCGACAGCTATCTCAACATTCCCCAGCTCTTGGCGGCCTGCGAGATCACCGGCGCCGACGCGGTCCATCCCGGCTACGGCTTCCTGTCGGAAAACGCCCGTTTCGCCGAGATCCTGGAAAGCCACGGCATCACCTTCATTGGCCCCAAGGCCGAACACATCAGGGTGATGGGCGACAAGATCGAGGCCAAGCGCACCGCCAAGCGCCTGGGCATTCCGACCGTTCCCGGCTCCGAAGGCGGCATCGACAATGACGAGGATGCCCGCCGCGTCGCCAAGGAGATCGGCTTTCCCGTCATCATCAAGGCCGCCGCCGGCGGCGGCGGCCGCGGCATGAAGGTGGCGCGCACCGCCGACGAACTCGACGTCGCGCTGCAGACCGCCAAGACCGAAGCCAAGGCGGCGTTCGGCGACGATGCCGTCTATATCGAGAAATATCTCGGCAAGCCGCGCCATATCGAAATCCAGATCCTCGGCGACGGCCAGGGCAGCGCCATCCATCTCGGCGAACGCGACTGTTCGCTGCAGCGCCGGCACCAGAAGGTCTGGGAGGAAGGCCCCTCGCCGATCATCACGCCGGCCCAGCGCGCCGAAATCGGCGGCGTCTGCGCCAAGGCCATGGCCGATCTCGGCTATGTCGGCGCCGGCACGATCGAGTTCCTCTACGAGGACGGCCAGTTCTTCTTCATCGAGATGAACACCCGCATCCAGGTCGAACATCCCGTCACCGAGATGATCACCGGCATCGACCTGGTCAACGAGCAGATCAAGATCGCCGCCGGCCAGAAGCTGTCGATGAAGCAGTCGGACATCGTCATCGAGGGCCACGCCATCGAATGCCGGGTCAATGCCGAGAACCCCTCGACCTTCCGCCCCTCGCCCGGCAAGCTCGGCCTGTTCCACGTGCCGGGTGGCCTCGGCGTGCGCGTCGACAGCCATGCGTATCAGGGCTACACGATCCCGCCTTATTATGATTCACTGGTCGGCAAGTTGATCGTCCACGGCCGCACGCGCGCCGAATGTCTCGCCCGCCTGAAGCGCGCGCTGGATGAATTCGTCGTCGACGGCATCGAAACCACTATCCCGCTGTTCCGGACGCTGGTTCGCAATCCGGAAATCGCAGCTGGCAATTACGATATCCATTGGCTGGAAAAGTTCCTGGCCACCAACGAGATCGCGGCCTGA
- a CDS encoding glutathione peroxidase produces MSRDRTQIDRRLLIAAAAAVVAGPALAQSSAPGSGRVSSRISNSAYAFTFDGLEGEPVRLADHAGRVLLVVNTASSCGFTPQYNDLQTMWDRYRARGLVVVGVPSDDFNQERGSNQEIAEVCHGQYGVSFPMTGKQVVRGSAAHPFYRWAAAQRPADIPTWNFHKFVIGRTGLIAGAFPARVRPTDPRIVALVETQLAGV; encoded by the coding sequence ATGTCCCGCGACAGGACCCAAATCGACAGACGCCTGCTGATCGCCGCCGCTGCGGCCGTGGTTGCAGGCCCTGCCCTCGCCCAGAGCTCCGCCCCGGGATCGGGTCGGGTCTCGAGCCGGATCTCCAATTCGGCCTATGCCTTCACCTTCGACGGACTGGAAGGCGAGCCGGTCAGGCTCGCCGATCATGCCGGCCGGGTCCTGCTGGTGGTCAACACCGCCTCGTCCTGCGGCTTCACGCCGCAATATAACGACCTGCAGACCATGTGGGACCGCTATCGCGCGCGTGGCCTGGTGGTGGTTGGCGTGCCGTCCGACGATTTCAACCAGGAGCGCGGCTCGAATCAGGAGATCGCCGAGGTCTGTCACGGGCAATATGGCGTGTCCTTCCCGATGACCGGCAAACAGGTGGTGCGTGGCTCGGCGGCCCATCCGTTCTACCGCTGGGCCGCCGCGCAGCGGCCGGCCGACATCCCCACCTGGAACTTCCACAAGTTCGTCATTGGCCGCACCGGGCTCATCGCCGGCGCCTTTCCGGCACGCGTCCGGCCGACCGATCCGCGCATCGTCGCCCTCGTCGAGACACAACTTGCAGGCGTCTGA
- the rnd gene encoding ribonuclease D → MLVTSPSDLAAICARLAKHPFVTVDTEFLRETTFWPKLCVIQLASPDEAVAIDALAPGMDLAPFFDLMTNPAVIKVFHAARQDVEIVWHLSERIPAPLFDSQVAAMVLGYGDSISYDQLVQRTNGTMLDKTSRFTDWSKRPLSEAQITYAIADVTHLRDIYVKLTAELEKRGRAEWVAEEMGVLTSPETYRQEPERAWERFRNRVRKPRELAVLMDVAAWREREAQARDVPRSRVLKDDSLIDVAMTGPKTVEALGAMRSIPKGWERSRDGIAIVEAVQSGLARDPKSLPAIDKHRPPSHAQSATVELLKVLLKMVAEKHHVAAKVVATSDDLDKIAENDEADVGALKGWRRELFGENALAIKHGKLALAIDRGRVVTVERDTA, encoded by the coding sequence ATGTTAGTCACTTCTCCGTCCGACCTCGCCGCGATCTGTGCGCGCCTCGCCAAACACCCTTTCGTCACGGTGGACACCGAATTCCTCCGTGAGACGACTTTCTGGCCGAAACTTTGCGTCATCCAGCTCGCCAGCCCGGATGAGGCAGTGGCGATCGATGCGCTCGCGCCGGGCATGGACCTGGCGCCGTTTTTCGACCTGATGACCAATCCGGCGGTGATCAAGGTGTTCCACGCCGCCCGCCAGGACGTCGAGATCGTCTGGCATCTGTCGGAGCGCATTCCGGCGCCGCTGTTCGACAGCCAGGTCGCCGCCATGGTGCTCGGTTATGGCGACAGCATTTCTTACGATCAGCTGGTCCAGCGCACCAATGGCACCATGCTCGACAAGACCAGCCGCTTCACCGACTGGTCGAAGCGGCCGCTGAGCGAGGCGCAGATCACCTACGCCATCGCCGATGTCACCCATCTGCGCGATATCTACGTCAAGCTGACCGCCGAGCTCGAGAAGCGCGGCCGGGCCGAGTGGGTTGCCGAGGAAATGGGCGTGCTGACCTCGCCCGAGACCTATCGCCAGGAACCGGAGCGTGCCTGGGAGCGTTTTCGCAACCGCGTGCGCAAGCCGCGCGAACTGGCCGTGCTGATGGATGTCGCCGCCTGGCGCGAGCGCGAGGCCCAGGCCCGCGACGTGCCGCGCTCGCGGGTGTTGAAGGACGACAGCCTGATCGACGTGGCGATGACCGGCCCGAAGACCGTCGAGGCGCTCGGCGCCATGCGCTCGATCCCCAAGGGCTGGGAGCGGTCGCGCGACGGTATCGCGATCGTCGAGGCGGTGCAGAGCGGGCTGGCGCGCGATCCGAAGAGCTTGCCGGCGATCGACAAGCACCGCCCGCCGAGCCACGCCCAGTCGGCGACTGTCGAGCTGCTCAAGGTGCTGTTGAAAATGGTCGCCGAAAAGCACCATGTCGCCGCCAAGGTGGTGGCAACCTCCGACGACCTCGACAAGATCGCCGAGAACGACGAGGCCGATGTCGGTGCGCTGAAAGGCTGGCGGCGCGAGCTGTTCGGCGAGAATGCCCTGGCCATCAAGCACGGCAAGCTGGCGCTGGCCATCGACCGCGGCCGGGTGGTGACGGTCGAGCGCGACACCGCCTGA
- a CDS encoding dipeptidase, with protein sequence MTKSDPALDKALELLGRFPLFDGHNDLPFTIRRDRAALGDVAAYGLDRVHQESDTDIPRMREGRVAAQVFAAFVPTSVPRPARFTLEQLAICLDIEAVHPDVFLPARRAADVGRARRAGKIASVISVESGVGLENSLSPLRVWHAAGMRILTLCHNETLDWIDSATDAPRHDGLTDFGRAVIAECNRLGVMVDLAHASPKAQHDALDHARAPLIWSHSNAFALCDHPRNVTDDVLDRVKANGGMVMATFVPNFISRKSREWMTPFQIHGKTRPGLDIDAAVTEKAKAEGPWPKGSIAELCDHIDYIVGRTGLNHIGIGSDFYGGPNPDDLANVSRFPHLIAALIRRGWSDAAIGKIASGNILRLWKTVERKAAERAKTETPGIAQVAAEAINLKPRAKTEASKSQSSSASD encoded by the coding sequence ATGACGAAGTCGGATCCGGCCCTGGACAAGGCCCTTGAACTGCTCGGCAGGTTTCCGCTGTTCGACGGGCACAACGACCTGCCCTTCACCATCCGCCGCGACCGCGCAGCCCTTGGCGATGTCGCCGCCTATGGCCTCGACCGGGTCCATCAGGAAAGCGATACCGACATTCCCAGGATGCGCGAAGGCCGGGTCGCGGCCCAGGTCTTCGCCGCCTTCGTGCCGACCTCGGTACCAAGGCCCGCCCGCTTCACCCTGGAACAGCTGGCCATTTGCCTCGACATCGAGGCGGTGCACCCGGATGTCTTCCTGCCGGCCCGGCGCGCCGCCGATGTCGGGCGCGCCCGCAGGGCCGGCAAGATCGCCTCGGTCATCTCGGTCGAGAGCGGCGTCGGCCTGGAGAATTCGCTGAGCCCGTTGCGGGTCTGGCATGCCGCCGGCATGCGCATCCTGACGCTCTGCCACAACGAGACGCTCGACTGGATCGATTCGGCCACCGACGCGCCGCGCCATGACGGGCTGACCGATTTCGGCCGCGCCGTGATCGCCGAATGCAACCGGCTCGGCGTCATGGTCGATCTCGCCCATGCCTCGCCCAAGGCCCAGCACGACGCGCTCGACCATGCCCGGGCGCCGCTCATCTGGTCGCATTCCAACGCCTTCGCGCTGTGCGACCACCCGCGCAACGTCACCGATGACGTGCTCGACCGGGTCAAGGCCAATGGCGGCATGGTCATGGCGACCTTCGTGCCGAATTTCATCTCGCGAAAGAGCCGCGAATGGATGACGCCGTTCCAGATCCACGGCAAGACCAGGCCGGGGCTCGATATCGACGCGGCGGTGACCGAAAAGGCCAAGGCCGAAGGCCCCTGGCCAAAAGGCTCGATCGCGGAGCTGTGCGACCATATCGACTATATCGTCGGCCGGACCGGCCTGAACCATATCGGCATCGGCTCCGACTTCTATGGCGGTCCCAATCCCGACGACCTCGCCAATGTCTCGCGCTTTCCGCACCTGATCGCCGCCCTGATCCGGCGCGGCTGGTCGGACGCGGCGATCGGCAAGATCGCCTCGGGCAATATCCTCAGGCTCTGGAAGACCGTCGAGCGCAAGGCCGCCGAACGCGCCAAGACCGAAACCCCTGGCATCGCCCAGGTCGCCGCCGAGGCGATCAACCTCAAGCCGCGCGCCAAGACCGAAGCGAGCAAGAGCCAGAGTTCGAGCGCTTCAGACTGA
- a CDS encoding DUF1062 domain-containing protein, with protein MCNILRVRWTIVAQTAPQPWIACSGCGGLRAFQSSGKIRLNANGRKLDAWLIYKCLICERTWNRPIFERQNVRDIDPIVLEALQSNDPQWIRTETFNLEALRRRSQRVDEFSEFDIEKEILHETRNWTKLAIELMVPFPISTRLDRLLASELRVSRARLQTLHDGGTLRTNSDRADILRRRIKTGTQVITDLATEADRDQSWRPLATGRPL; from the coding sequence ATGTGCAATATACTTCGGGTCCGATGGACCATCGTTGCCCAAACAGCTCCCCAGCCTTGGATTGCGTGCAGCGGATGTGGCGGCCTGAGGGCCTTCCAATCCAGCGGCAAAATCCGGCTCAACGCCAACGGTCGCAAGCTTGATGCGTGGCTTATCTACAAGTGCCTGATCTGCGAAAGGACATGGAACCGTCCGATCTTTGAGCGGCAGAATGTCCGCGATATCGATCCGATCGTCCTGGAAGCGCTGCAGTCCAACGATCCGCAATGGATCCGGACAGAAACGTTCAACCTCGAAGCATTGCGGCGCAGGTCGCAGCGCGTCGATGAATTTTCCGAGTTTGATATCGAAAAAGAGATCCTGCACGAAACGCGCAATTGGACGAAACTGGCAATCGAGCTGATGGTCCCGTTTCCGATCAGCACACGCCTTGACCGTCTGCTGGCGTCCGAGCTGAGAGTTTCGCGTGCACGGCTCCAGACGCTTCACGACGGCGGCACGCTTCGGACCAATTCGGACCGCGCCGACATTTTGCGGCGGCGTATCAAAACCGGCACGCAGGTCATAACCGACCTCGCCACCGAGGCCGACCGAGACCAATCGTGGAGACCTTTAGCGACCGGTCGTCCACTGTAA